Below is a genomic region from Fulvia fulva chromosome 13, complete sequence.
AGGTTGCCGACGAAGACGATGAAGCGGGAGTTGGTGGGGTTTGTGGCGTCGCCGTCTTCACCTGTTGTCGCAGTGGTGGACTTCTTTTTGCGCTTTTTGGGCTGTGATGTGGTAGGTGTTGTTTCGGTAGTGGCATCTGCATCTTCGACCTGATCTGCCTTGCGCTTTTTGGACTGCTTCGCGGGCGCTGCTACTGCGGTCTCGTCGGTGGTGTCGTCCTTGGCGATTTCTGGTTGTTGCGCTTCATCGTCGGCGATTGTTTCTCCGTGCTTGCGCTTCTTGCCCTTCGACTGGGCTCGCGCAGCGTCGCGCAGCGCTTTCTTCTCCTTTCGCGAGATCGTGGGCTCTGCCGTCGACATCTTGGCTGCCAATCTTGTGTTGACTCGGAAGCTGGAAGCTGACATGCCGATAATTCCCTCGGGACGCGGATGACATCGGCCCCACATCGGCAGCCCAAAACCGCAGGTCGTTCAGCGTCAGATCCTCCAGGACGACCATGGCAACCTCAGATCGGGACATCGCAGGCAGGCGGTAAGCTGACGCAGCACTCGCTGTACCGCTTCTTCACACATGACATTCTTATCTTTCAATACCATCCGATGACAATAACAGCCTGACCGCGCCTGCCACTCTCCACCGTCCATCACAATACCACCGCTCTCTCCTACATGTACACACAAACCCGCCGTCATGCCCCAAACAGCAGACTCCACCAGAACCACAACCTCCGCCGAAGCCGCAGACGAAGCAACACCACTCCTCGGCGCTCCAGAATCCGGCCCAGTACGGTCAGGAAATGGCCACGCTTATCCTCCAGACGCCACTGGCAAACCCCATCCATCTTCAGAAGAAGCCGAAGAAGAGCCCATGCCATACACCCAAATCCTCCTCCTCTGCTACGCCTCCCTCGCCGAACCCGTCGCCTACTTCGCCATCTTCCCCTTCGTCAACGAATTCATCTCCATCGCCGGTGGGATCCCGGAGGAAAACGTCGGCTTCTGGTCTGGAATGATTGAGTCCCTGTTCAGTCTCGTCCAAATGGTCTTGATGATCTTCTATGGTCGCCTGGCGGATCGGGTTGGACGGAAGCCGGTGCTGGTGTTTTCGTTGGCCGGCGTGAGTCTGGCCACGGCGTTGTTTGGGATGGCGCAGAATTCGGGCCAGATGATTATGTTTCGATGTCTGGCGGGCGTGTTTGCGGGGAGTGTGGTGACGATTAGGACGATGTTGAGTGAGAATACGAACAAGGCGACGCAGGGGAGGGCGTTTAGTTGGTATATGTTTACCAGGAATTTGGGGATTTTGATTGGGCCTTTGGTTGGTGTGTGATACTTGATTTTCGGGTGAAACCGGATGGAAGGGGCGAGATTGCTGACACGCACAGGTGGCGCTCTGGCAAACCCAGCAAAGCAATACCCAGGCACGTTCGGCCACATCCGCTTCTTCCACGACTACCCTTACGCCCTGGCCACTTACATCGCTGGTACAGTATGCCTATCAAGCACCCTAGCAACCCTCTTCTTCGTCAAAGAAACCCTTCGAAAGAACGACCCTTCAGGTTCCAAGACCGAGCCCCCCATGTCAACCTGGGACGTCCTCAAATCCCCCGGCGTCCCCATAGTCCTCTACATCTTCGGCCACACCATGCTCCTAGCCCTGGCCTACACCGCCGTCTCCCCCGTCTTCCTCTTTACATCCGTCGAGAAAGGCGGCTTCAACTTCAGCCCACAGTATATATCTTACTTCCTCGCTTTGGCTGGAGCCTCGCAAGCTGGCTGGA
It encodes:
- a CDS encoding Efflux pump azaK; this translates as MPQTADSTRTTTSAEAADEATPLLGAPESGPVRSGNGHAYPPDATGKPHPSSEEAEEEPMPYTQILLLCYASLAEPVAYFAIFPFVNEFISIAGGIPEENVGFWSGMIESLFSLVQMVLMIFYGRLADRVGRKPVLVFSLAGVSLATALFGMAQNSGQMIMFRCLAGVFAGSVVTIRTMLSENTNKATQGRAFSWYMFTRNLGILIGPLVGGALANPAKQYPGTFGHIRFFHDYPYALATYIAGTVCLSSTLATLFFVKETLRKNDPSGSKTEPPMSTWDVLKSPGVPIVLYIFGHTMLLALAYTAVSPVFLFTSVEKGGFNFSPQYISYFLALAGASQAGWMLLAFPPLQRRLGTGSLLRLCAAGWPFFMAAFPLENELLRHGLNTAFWIILPIGLVIGSGVSMAFACVQLCLNDISPSPHVLATVNALALTVNSGVRAVAPAAFTSLYAVGVKSGWADGHAIWFLLVALALMANVIVRFIPESAEGRPEQRRKASDGDEEDDGVVR